The Pyxidicoccus sp. MSG2 DNA segment CCGTGGAGCAGCTCCAGCTTCTGGCCACCACCGTGCACGGCGTGCACGAGGGCGTCCTCATCGCGGAGGTGCGCGCCCCGGGCCTGCTGCGCACCGTGTTCGTCAACGAGGCCCTGTGCGCGCTGATGGGCCACCGTCGGGAGGACCTCGTGGGCAAGGACCCGTGCTTCGTCTATGGCGAGCAGGAGCCGGAGCTGACCCGGCGCGTGAGAGGGGCCCTGCTCGCGGGCGAGCCCCTGTGCGCGGAAGTCCCCGTGATGCGCAAGGACGGCAGCCTGCTGCGCTCCGAGGTGCTGCTGTCCCCGGTGCGCGCCACCGGCGAGGACATCACCCACTTCGTGGCCACCCACCGCGACATCACCGCCACCAAGGAGCTGCAGGCGCGCCTCGTCGCCGCCGAGCGCGTGGCCGCGGTGGGCACGCTCGCGGCCGGGGTGGGGCACGAAATCAACAACCCGCTGGCCTACCTGGTGCTCAACCTGGAGGCCGCCGCGCGCAGCCTCTCCGAGGGCGGCCTGCCCGCGACGCGGGATGCGCTGTCCGGAGTGCGGGGCGCGCTGGAGGGGGCGGAGCGCATCCGCCTCATCGTGAGGGACCTGCAGGTGTTCAGCCGCCAGGGAGACCAGGAGCGTGGGCTGGTGGACCTCAACGCGCTGGTGCCTCCGGCGGTGCGCATCGTCAGCCATGCGCTGCGCCACCGCGCCCGGGTGGTGGAGGAGTTCGGCCCGGTGCCGCGCGTGCTCGGCAGCGAGGCGCGGCTGGGGCAGGTGCTGCTCAACCTGCTGGTGAATGCCATGCAGGCCATCGCCGAGGGCAGCCCCACGCTGAACGAGGTGCGCGTGCGCACCAGCACGGACGCGACGGGCCGGGCGCGGGTGGACGTCATGGACACCGGCGCCGGCATCCCCGCCCACGTGCTGCCCCGCATCTTCGAGCCCTTCTTCACCACCAAGCCCACCGGCGAGGGCACGGGCCTGGGGCTCGCCATCTGCCAGCAGGTGGTCCGCGCGCACGGGGGAGAGCTGGAAGTCCGCAGCGAGCCGGGCCGGGGCTCCGTCTTCAGCGTGCTGCTGCCGGCCGCGCCGGTGCAGGTCAGCACGCCCTCCTCGCGCTCCGCGGCGGCGGCCGCGCTGCCCACGTCCCGGAGCCGCCGCGGGCGGGTGCTCGTGGTGGACGACGAGCCCAGGCTGGCGCAGTCCATGCGCCTGTTGCTGGAGCCCTACCACGACATCGTCACCACCACGCGCGGCAGCGAGGCGCTGGCGCTGGTGGCCGCGGGGCACCGCTTCGACGTCATCCTGTGTGACTTGCAGATGCCGGAGACGGACGGCGCCACCGTCTTCCGCCGCCTGTGCGCCACGGCGCCGGACCAGGCCGAGCGCGTGGTGTTCATCTCCGGCGGCGCCTACACCGCGGAGTCGCGCGCGTTCATGGAGTCGGTGACCAACCGCGTGCTGGAGAAGCCCGTCCGTCCGGAGGTGCTGATGGCCACCGTGGACGCCGCGCTGACGGACGGAGGGCCGCTGGTGGACTCGGAGCCCGCCGCCGCCGCGGGAGGCTCGCGCCACTAGCCGTGCGCTGCGGGCCACTGCCCCACCGGATGGCGGCGGAGCAGGGGCCCTGGCCCTGTGTGGTGCCGGGCTCGCGCCGGGCGCAGCTTGAGGGCAGGACGGGTTGGCGCGTCTCGCGTCGCCGGGCGGAGGGCCTCGGGCTCGTTCGCCGGGCGGGCCTCGCGGGAGCAGTCACCGGCCGGGAGAGCGCCATGGTGATGGAGAGCTGGAGTGAGAACCAGGCCAACGTGGAGCGGATGGTGACCGGCAGGGTCGTGGACGCCGGCCCGGACCACCTGACGATTCACGACCTGGCCGCCGGAGAGGACGTCACGGTGCGCATCGACGACCGTGCCCGCTACACCTGGACGGACGTCACGGAGGAGGGCCGGTTGACGGACAACGCCCAGATTCGCATCGGCTACTTCATCGCCGGAGGCCTCCACATCGCCTCGGAGGTTCGCGTGCTCGACCCGGGGGACGGTGAGTCCATCGCCGGCGTCATCCCGCGGACCCTCCACTGACGCGCGCCCCGGGTCTGCCCGGCCGGCCGGGGACCGGGCGCACGGCACGCTCCCCGCTGCGTGCGCGCCCGGGGACCCCCACGATGGCCTCGAGGGGCTGACCAGGAGAGGAGGCGTGGATGTTCGGGAACACCCAGGCGTTCAGCGGTTTCTCGGTGAGTGACGTACCGGCGGCCCGGAAGTTCTACGAGCAGACGCTGGGCCTGAAGGTGTCGGTGGAGGACGGCATCCTGTTCCTGCACCTCGCCGGAGGCCGGGACGTGCTGGCCTACCCCAAGGACGACCACGTCCCCGCCACCTTCACCATCCTCAACTTCCCGGTGCCGGACGTGGAGAAGGCCGTGGACCAGCTCTCCGCGCGCGGCGTGCGCTTCGAGCGCTACCCGAAGTTCGAGAAGGACACCGACGCGAAGGGCATCTTCCACGGCGGCGGCCCGCTGATTGCGTGGTTCAAGGACCCCGCCGGCAACGTGCTGTCCGTCATCCAGGAAGGCTAGCCGCGCTTCTTCGCGCCCTGCCGCGTCCCGGGGGAGTCCGGCTCGCGGGGCAGGTGGCGCAGCCCCATCCACCCGAGCGCCGCGACATGGCGGGACACGTGGTCGATGGAGAAGGACTTCCCCTCCGCGGCCCACCACTGGCCCACCTGCGTCACCATGCCCACCAGCGCGTTGGCGTAGATGGGGGCCACCTTGGGGTTGTAGCCGGCGCGCTCGAACTCGCTGCGGAAGATGTCGCCCACCCGCTGCGCCAGGTCGTCGATGACGCGCGTCAGGCCGCGCCGCGCGGTGGCCATGGGCGAGTCGCGCGTCAGCACCGCGAAGCCCGCGGGCTCCTCCTTCGCGTACGTCATGAAGGCCAGCACCGCCGCCTCGAAGCGCTCGCGCGGCGTGCCCTGGGAAATGCTCTCCGACATGCGCGCCACCAGGTCGTCCATCTCCCGGTCCACGATGGCCGCGTACAGCCCCTCCTTCGCGCCGAAGTGCTCGTAGACGATGGGCTTGGACACGCCCGCCTGCTGGGCCACCTCCTCAATCGAGGTTGCCTCGTAGCCGTGCGAGGCGAAGACCCCCCGGCCGACCTCCATCAGCTGGACCCGGCGGTCGGCACCCGACAGTCGCTTTTTCTTCGCCACCACGTTGACCTCTAACCTACTCATGGGTAACTTACTCGAACGGAACCTACTGGCCGGTAACCCACCGGCCGAGCTGGAGTCTTCCATGTACCTCGCCCTCTGCGGAGCCGTCTTCCTGGCCGCGTATCTGCTCAACCTCCTCACGATTTCGGTGGGTTACCACCGGGGCCTGGCGCACAAGGCGGTGCGCCTGCACCCGGCGCTGCGCAGGGTGCTCATCACCGGAGGCAACTGGCTCACCGGCCTGGACCCGAAGGCATGGGTGGTGATGCACCGGCTCCACCACGAGCACTCCGACACGCCGTTGGACCCGCACTCGCCGGTCAACGTGGGCATTCTCGGCATCGGGATGGAGCAGTTGCGCAACTACAAGCGCGTCATCGTGGGGCTCTTGCGCGAGGAGCCCGGGTACACGCGCTATGCGAGGGACCTCGACTTCCCGCTCAACGCGCTGAACCGCACCGGGCGCTGGTACCTGCCGTACGTGCTGCACGGCGCCGTGGGACTGGCGCTGGGTTTCGGCATCGGGTGGCTGCTGGGCGCCGCGTGGTTCTTCGGGATGATGAGCCACCCGGTGCAGGGCGGCATCGTCAACTCGCTCGGGCACGCGGTGGGCGGGCGCAACTTCGACACGTCGGACAACTCGCGCAACAACCACCTGGCCGCGTGGCTCATCCTCGGCGAGGGCTTCCAGAACAACCACCACCGCTATCCGGGGTCGGCGTCCTTCTCCTACCGCCGCCATGAGGTCGACCTCGGCTATGGTGCCTGCGTGCTCCTCGAGAAGCTGGGCCTCGCCACCATCCAACGTGACTACCTCATTCCTCGCCCGCCGTCGGAGTCGGCCGCCGAAGCGCAGGCTTCGTCCTGAACGCCCGGGCCGCTGAGAAGCCGAAGCTCCGAGGGGTGCTGCACCAGTTCGCCGCCGCGAGCGCGCTCGGGGCGGGTGGGGTGCTCGTGTCGATGGCGCCCACGCCCCGGGCCGCTGCCGCTGCCGCGCTGTATGCCATCAGCCTGGTGGTGCTGTTCTCGGTGAGCGCGACGTACCACCGGGTGGACTGGTCCCCCGGGGGCGGGCGTGGATGCGGCGCATGGACCATGCGTCCATCTTCATCCTCATCGCGGGCACCTATACGCCCGTCGCGCTGCTCGGCGTCTCCGGCGCCGCCGGTGACAGCCTGCTGCTCGCCATCTGGTGCGGCGCGCTCGTTGGCGTCCTCCAGTCGCTGTTCTGGGTGGGGGCGCCGAAGGTCCTCACGGCGGCGCTCGCCGTCGCCGTCGGCTGGACGCTGGTGCCGTACCTCGAGGATGCACGCCGGGCGCTCGGCGTCACCGAGCTCTCCCTCATCCTGGCGGGCGGGGTGGCCTACACCACGGGCGCCATCGCGTATGCGCTGAAGCGGCCGGACCTGCGGCCCGGCGTGTTCGGGTACCACGAGCTCTTCCACGCGCTCACGCTGGTGGGCGCCGGGCTCCACTTCGCCGTGGTGCTGCGGCTCGTCCGCGCCGCGAGCGCGTAGGCAGGGCGACTTCGGCGGGAAGCCGCCGTCAGGCTGCTGGACCCGAAGGCTGCACACCTCCGCGCGGCTGCACCCCCCAGGGGCCGGGCGCTCAGGGAGGGCTCATCGCTGGCGCGTGGGCCTGACGTTCCGGGCCGGGCTCCTGCTCGGCGCGCGAGCCCGTGACGAGGCCGTGCGCCGCGGGGCCGGGGGGCCAGCCGGCCCAGGACTCGAGCAGCGCGGCCAGCACGCTCCATGCCGCCGGTGCCCGCTGGAAGCAGGCGCTCTCGCGCGCCTGGAGCGCCGCCACCACCTGCACGTGGGATTTCTTCTTCGGGCGCATCGTCGACCAGTACCGGCCCGCGGCCGCGCGGAAGTCGTCCTGGGGGAAGCGCCGCACCAACGTGTGGAGGACGTGCACCCCACACGTCAGCTGCGCGTACGGATTCAGCAGCGAGCGCTCGGGGTGGCCGGAGTGGAAGGTGCGGGCCCCCGCGCCCGCCGCCAGGTCCAGCGCGAAGGCCGCCCGGTCCGCCTCCCAGTCGAACCGGCAGCCCAGCCCCTCCGCCGGGGGATAGCCGTCCATGTCCGCGTAGGAGAGCTGGAGCAGCCCCTCGCTGAGGATGGGCCGCCGCGTCACCGGGTCCATGGCCTGCCGCCGCGTGGCCCGGTCGATGATGCCCGTCTCGTTGAACATCACCCGCCGGTCCCACCCGGACTCCGGTCCGGAGATGGCGAACAGCAGATCCGCGTAGAACTGGAGGCGCGCGTCGGGTGCCAGCTCCGCCCACCTCGGGCAGAAGTCCGCCATCTTCTCCGCGGGCAGCGTCCGCAGCGCCGGCACCTTCGCCGCCTCCGCCCGGATGTGCGCGTCGTAGGCCGGCACCCAGCCCCGCACGGGCGCGGGCCGTGGCTCCGCGAGAGGCTCCGGCACCTGGGCCCACACGTCGGCACCCCAGACGACACTCAGCAGCAACAGCAATCGCTGACGCATGAAGGGCCCCGGGTGGAAGGGAGGGACAAGTCTGCTCACGCCGGGCGCCCCGTGTCGCTCCGAGAGCACTCCCTGCTCACCCGTGGACACCGCTCGGGCCCGCTCGGGTCCACATCCACACGGGTAGGTAGGAAGTTCAGTAATACCGTAAAATCTCGTAGGTACTTGATGGACCCGTAATTCGCGTGAGACTCTGATTCCGGCCGTACCCATCCAGGTCGGTTTTTCCTCAGGGGGTTACATGGTGCAGAAGCGAGTACGTGGAGCGCTCGGAGTCGCGGCGCTGTCCTTCCTCGTTGGAGCGTGCAACGAGGCCGCTCCGGCGGCGGACGCGCAGGCTCCGGAGTCCGGCAGCCGCAGTCAGCAGTTGGAGAATGGCATCAACGTCATCGAGAGGGACGCGTCCGGCGCCGCCAGCTTCATCGGTGGGGACCTGGGCACGCTGCCCGTCATCGACTCGGTGGCCGCGGAGTCGCTGCAGGCGCCGCAGCTGGCGGCGGTGGTCGCCACGGTGGCCCCGCTGCTGAAGCTGGACCCGGCGGACCTCAAGTTCACCAAGGCGTACAAGGACCCGCAGGGCGACGTGCACTACCGCTACGCGGTCTCCCGCCAGGGCCTGCCGGTGTACGGCGGCGAGCTGCGGCTGCACGCGCGCGACGGCAAGGTCTTCGCGGCGAACACCAACGTTCGCAGCGACCTGAAGGCGGCGGACAAGGCCTCCATCTCCGCCGAGGCGGCGGTGGCCGCGGCGGCCGCGGACCGCGAGACGCTCGCGGGCTCCGTCACCAGCCCCGACACGGAGCTGGTGTACTTCCGTGACGGCGACGAGCTGCGCCTGATGTACAAGCTCATGCAGACCGGTGAGCAGCCGGACACCACCCCGGTGCGCGACATCATCCTGGTCGACGCGCAGAAGGGTGACGTCCAGGTTCGCATCCCGACCATCAAGCACGCGCTCAACCGCCGCCTGCACAACCTCAACCACGGTACCTCGCTGCCCGGCCCCGTAGCCCGCACCGAGGGCGGGGCTCCCGTGGCCGACGCGGTGGTCAACACCAACTACGACCACCTGGGCACCGTCTACAACTGCTACAGCTCGCTGTTCGGCCGCGACTCGCTCGACAACGCGGGCGGCGTGCTCATCAGCTCGGTGCACTACAGCAACAACTACGTGAACGCCTTCTGGAACGGCACCCAGATGGTGTACGGCGATGGCGACGGCGTGAATGCCTCGAACCTGGCCAACTCGCTGGACGTGACGGCGCACGAGCTGACGCACGCCGTGACGGAGAACGAGTCGGACCTCATCTACTCGGGTGAGTCCGGCGGTCTGAACGAGTCCCTGTCGGACATCTTCGGCGCGGTCTGCGAGTGGTACGGCGACGGCTCCGGTCCTGTGTCTCCCCGCCACTGGCTGGTGGGCGACGACGTGTGGACGCCGAGCATCCCGAACGACGCGCTCCGCTACATGAACGACCCGGTGAAGGACGGGTCCTCGCTGGACTACTACCCGGACTACGCGTCGGGCGTGGACGTGCACTACAGCTCCGGTATCTCCAACCTGGCGTTCTACCTGCTGTCGCAGGGTGGCACGCACCCGCGCGCCAAGACGACGCAGGTCGTCGCGGGCATCGGCATCGAGAAGGCCGGCCAGATCTTCTACAGGGCCAACAGGGACCTGCTCCTGCCCTCGTCCAACTTCGAGGCCGCGAAGACGGCCACGGAGCAGGCGGCGGCGCAGCTGGGCTACGACGCGGCGACCATCGCCTCGGTGGGCAACGCGTGGAAGGCCGTCGGCGTCGGCGTGCCGATTCCTCCTCCGCCCAACACCCCGCTGGAGAAGAACGTCCCCGTCACGGGCATCTCCGGCGCGCGCAATGCCAAGGTGTACTTCTCCG contains these protein-coding regions:
- a CDS encoding M4 family metallopeptidase: MVQKRVRGALGVAALSFLVGACNEAAPAADAQAPESGSRSQQLENGINVIERDASGAASFIGGDLGTLPVIDSVAAESLQAPQLAAVVATVAPLLKLDPADLKFTKAYKDPQGDVHYRYAVSRQGLPVYGGELRLHARDGKVFAANTNVRSDLKAADKASISAEAAVAAAAADRETLAGSVTSPDTELVYFRDGDELRLMYKLMQTGEQPDTTPVRDIILVDAQKGDVQVRIPTIKHALNRRLHNLNHGTSLPGPVARTEGGAPVADAVVNTNYDHLGTVYNCYSSLFGRDSLDNAGGVLISSVHYSNNYVNAFWNGTQMVYGDGDGVNASNLANSLDVTAHELTHAVTENESDLIYSGESGGLNESLSDIFGAVCEWYGDGSGPVSPRHWLVGDDVWTPSIPNDALRYMNDPVKDGSSLDYYPDYASGVDVHYSSGISNLAFYLLSQGGTHPRAKTTQVVAGIGIEKAGQIFYRANRDLLLPSSNFEAAKTATEQAAAQLGYDAATIASVGNAWKAVGVGVPIPPPPNTPLEKNVPVTGISGARNAKVYFSVVVPEGAKNLKFTISGGTGDADLYVRYNNAPTSTSYDCRPYTGGNNETCTFAAPAQGTWYAMLNGFSAYTGVTLVVTWEGGYIPIEPNVQISDLSGAAGSSQVFTVQIPERTNGGTRNVHVQLRGTGNADLYVQRAAVPTFSAYDCRGVNEHSTENCNLNGYEPGKYYVHVFGAKGGFTGGTLIVKFN
- a CDS encoding TetR/AcrR family transcriptional regulator; the protein is MSRLEVNVVAKKKRLSGADRRVQLMEVGRGVFASHGYEATSIEEVAQQAGVSKPIVYEHFGAKEGLYAAIVDREMDDLVARMSESISQGTPRERFEAAVLAFMTYAKEEPAGFAVLTRDSPMATARRGLTRVIDDLAQRVGDIFRSEFERAGYNPKVAPIYANALVGMVTQVGQWWAAEGKSFSIDHVSRHVAALGWMGLRHLPREPDSPGTRQGAKKRG
- a CDS encoding VOC family protein — translated: MFGNTQAFSGFSVSDVPAARKFYEQTLGLKVSVEDGILFLHLAGGRDVLAYPKDDHVPATFTILNFPVPDVEKAVDQLSARGVRFERYPKFEKDTDAKGIFHGGGPLIAWFKDPAGNVLSVIQEG
- a CDS encoding MASE1 domain-containing protein; this translates as MLALALVYFVGGSLGLLVATVGTNVSPVWPPAGVALAGLVLLGPSRWPAVFLGALCVNYGLTPSPLPSSLGVALAATLAAVLGALLLRRVGFDARLGRIRDVVALCAGAGAACTTVSATLGSLSLLLGQLLPRAELARAIWVWWVGDMMGVLVMAPPLLALGRLRRPRKWGEALLLAALTTALGAAIFMVSDVGLSAKHVAAFLLFPMSAWAALRFGAGGAATATLFIATAATVGTASGQGPFSSGHITEDLLVLQLFVAVTSVTGLLVAAASDERKRAVEQLQLLATTVHGVHEGVLIAEVRAPGLLRTVFVNEALCALMGHRREDLVGKDPCFVYGEQEPELTRRVRGALLAGEPLCAEVPVMRKDGSLLRSEVLLSPVRATGEDITHFVATHRDITATKELQARLVAAERVAAVGTLAAGVGHEINNPLAYLVLNLEAAARSLSEGGLPATRDALSGVRGALEGAERIRLIVRDLQVFSRQGDQERGLVDLNALVPPAVRIVSHALRHRARVVEEFGPVPRVLGSEARLGQVLLNLLVNAMQAIAEGSPTLNEVRVRTSTDATGRARVDVMDTGAGIPAHVLPRIFEPFFTTKPTGEGTGLGLAICQQVVRAHGGELEVRSEPGRGSVFSVLLPAAPVQVSTPSSRSAAAAALPTSRSRRGRVLVVDDEPRLAQSMRLLLEPYHDIVTTTRGSEALALVAAGHRFDVILCDLQMPETDGATVFRRLCATAPDQAERVVFISGGAYTAESRAFMESVTNRVLEKPVRPEVLMATVDAALTDGGPLVDSEPAAAAGGSRH
- a CDS encoding fatty acid desaturase codes for the protein MYLALCGAVFLAAYLLNLLTISVGYHRGLAHKAVRLHPALRRVLITGGNWLTGLDPKAWVVMHRLHHEHSDTPLDPHSPVNVGILGIGMEQLRNYKRVIVGLLREEPGYTRYARDLDFPLNALNRTGRWYLPYVLHGAVGLALGFGIGWLLGAAWFFGMMSHPVQGGIVNSLGHAVGGRNFDTSDNSRNNHLAAWLILGEGFQNNHHRYPGSASFSYRRHEVDLGYGACVLLEKLGLATIQRDYLIPRPPSESAAEAQASS
- the trhA gene encoding PAQR family membrane homeostasis protein TrhA; translation: MDHASIFILIAGTYTPVALLGVSGAAGDSLLLAIWCGALVGVLQSLFWVGAPKVLTAALAVAVGWTLVPYLEDARRALGVTELSLILAGGVAYTTGAIAYALKRPDLRPGVFGYHELFHALTLVGAGLHFAVVLRLVRAASA